A section of the Deinobacterium chartae genome encodes:
- the trpA gene encoding tryptophan synthase subunit alpha, with the protein MSVTEQSRISDAFAAAAGEGRAAFIAYLPAGYPTRERFLEEATRLLEYADLLEIGLPYSDPLGDGPTIQRASEQALRQGTTVAGTFAMAAELRARSAKPLLLMTYYNPILAWGEDRFVRAAREAGIDGLILPDLPPDEADTLRASAARAGVALTFLIAPTSTPARVKRVAEACTGFLYAVSVVGVTGARSGNALHEVPDLVALARQHTDRPVAVGFGVSDRESAARVAAVADGVVVGSVFINALEAGHALDPLLAEIREGTVRR; encoded by the coding sequence ATGAGCGTGACCGAGCAGAGCCGCATTTCCGATGCTTTCGCCGCCGCTGCGGGCGAGGGGCGCGCCGCGTTCATCGCCTACCTGCCCGCCGGTTACCCCACCCGCGAGCGCTTCCTCGAGGAGGCTACCCGCCTGCTCGAGTACGCTGACCTGCTCGAGATCGGCCTGCCGTACTCGGACCCGCTGGGCGACGGCCCCACCATCCAGCGCGCCTCCGAGCAGGCGCTGCGCCAGGGAACCACCGTGGCAGGCACCTTCGCCATGGCGGCCGAGCTGCGTGCGCGCAGCGCCAAGCCGCTGCTGCTGATGACCTACTACAACCCGATTCTGGCCTGGGGCGAGGACCGCTTCGTGCGGGCCGCGCGCGAGGCGGGCATCGACGGCCTGATCCTGCCGGACCTGCCGCCCGACGAGGCCGACACCCTGCGCGCGAGTGCGGCCCGCGCGGGAGTGGCGCTGACCTTCCTGATCGCGCCCACCTCCACGCCGGCGCGGGTCAAGCGTGTGGCCGAGGCCTGCACCGGCTTTCTGTATGCGGTCAGCGTGGTCGGCGTAACCGGAGCGCGCAGCGGCAATGCCCTGCACGAGGTGCCCGATCTGGTGGCCCTGGCACGACAGCACACCGACCGCCCCGTTGCGGTGGGTTTTGGCGTCTCGGACCGTGAGAGTGCGGCCCGGGTGGCGGCGGTGGCCGATGGGGTGGTGGTCGGCAGCGTGTTCATCAACGCCCTCGAGGCAGGCCACGCGCTTGACCCGCTGTTGGCCGAGATTCGTGAGGGAACGGTTCGGCGCTGA